A single genomic interval of Falco cherrug isolate bFalChe1 chromosome 8, bFalChe1.pri, whole genome shotgun sequence harbors:
- the UBLCP1 gene encoding ubiquitin-like domain-containing CTD phosphatase 1, with protein MSLSLIIKWGGQEYTITSLSEEDTVLDLKQSLKGLTGVLPERQKLLGLKMKGKPADDDVKLGALKLKPNTKIMMMGTREESLEDVLGPPPDNDDVVNDFDIEEEVVEVENREENLLKISRRVKEYKVEILNPPREGKKLLVLDVDYTLFDHRSCAETGVELMRPYLHEFLTSAYEDYDIVIWSATNMKWIEAKMKELGVSTNANYKITFMLDSAAMITVHTPRRGLIDVKPLGVIWGKFSEYYSKKNTIMFDDIGRNFLMNPQNGLKIRPFMKAHLNRDKDKELLKLTQYLKEIAKLDDFLELNHKHWERYLSKKQGQ; from the exons atgtctctctctctcataaTAAAATGGGGTGGACAGGAGTATACGATAACCTCACTATCAGAAGAAGACACGGTGTTGGATCTGAAGCAGTCTCTTAAAGGCCTTACTGGAGTGTTACCAGAGCGTCAAAAACTACTTGGACTTAAAATGAAGG GCAAACCTGCAGATGATGATGTTAAGCTTGGAGCTCTCAAGTTGAAACCAAATACTAAAATCATGATGATGGGCACTCGTGAAGAGAGTTTG GAAGATGTCCTTGGGCCACCGCCTGACAATGATGATGTTGTCAATGACTTTGATATTGAAGAGGAAGTTGTGGAAGTAGAAAATAG GGAGGAAAATCTACTAAAAATTTCCCGCAGAGTTAAAGAATACAAAGTGGAAATTCTGAATCCTcctagagaaggaaaaaagctgctgGTGCTAGATGTTGATTATACACTATTTG ACCACAGATCTTGTGCTGAAACTGGAGTAGAACTGATGAGGCCATACCTTCATGAATTCCTGACATCTGCATATGAGGATTATGATATTGTAATTTGGT CTGCTACTAATATGAAGTGGATTGAAGCTAAAATGAaa GAGCTTGGAGTGAGTACCAATGCAAACTACAAGATAACTTTCATGCTGGACAGTGCTGCCATGATAACAGTGCACACTCCTAGAAGAGGACTAATAGAT GTGAAGCCTCTTGGTGTTATCTGGGgaaaattttcagaatattacagcaaaaaaaatactattatgTTTGATGATATTGGCCGAAACTTCCTAATGAATCCACAAAATGGACTCAAG aTAAGGCCTTTTatgaaagcacatttaaatCGGGATAAAGACAAGGAACTTCTAAAGCTCACTCAGTACCTCaaagaaatagcaaaattaGATGACTTTTTGGAGCTGAACCACAAACATTgggaaag gtatcTTTCAAAGAAGCAAGGACAATAA